Proteins encoded in a region of the Microbacterium neungamense genome:
- a CDS encoding PH domain-containing protein: MPPHGAPVEELLIARFRGHARRLTWSALLLIAVSGATGYLLGNLPAPFEDWMLLGAAGALVLFGVVLPFLIWLSRTYTVTTRRVIVRDGLGSRRRRELSHTRGYAIAVRRGPLQRMWGAGTITLSNGVDTPLRLADVPSVSLVHEVLADQVEVNQILAHRDAQSTSLGR; this comes from the coding sequence ATGCCGCCGCACGGCGCGCCTGTCGAGGAGCTGCTGATCGCGCGGTTCCGCGGGCATGCCCGCCGGCTGACCTGGTCCGCGCTGCTGCTGATCGCCGTCTCCGGTGCGACCGGGTACCTGCTGGGCAACCTCCCGGCGCCGTTCGAGGACTGGATGCTGCTCGGCGCCGCCGGGGCGCTCGTGCTGTTCGGGGTGGTGCTGCCCTTCCTGATCTGGCTGTCCCGCACCTATACGGTGACCACGCGGCGGGTGATCGTGCGCGACGGTCTCGGTTCACGCCGGCGGCGGGAGCTGTCGCACACCCGCGGTTACGCGATCGCCGTGCGCCGTGGCCCGCTGCAGCGGATGTGGGGAGCCGGCACCATCACGCTGAGCAACGGCGTGGATACCCCGCTCCGACTGGCCGATGTGCCGAGCGTGAGCCTGGTGCACGAGGTGCTCGCCGACCAGGTCGAGGTGAACCAGATCCTCGCCCACCGCGACGCCCAGTCCACCTCGCTCGGCCGCTGA
- a CDS encoding 5-(carboxyamino)imidazole ribonucleotide synthase: MTVRVGVIGGGQLARMMIAPAVELGLDLRVLAEADGMSARLAATAVGDYRDLETVRAFAQDVDVITFDHEHVPQEVLRALMDDGVKVHPGPDALQFAQDKLVMRARLAELRIPQPDWAAVHDAAELQAFLDDHGGRAVVKTPRGGYDGKGVRVVASGNDVDDWFSGLDEGGALLVEELVPFVRELAQQVARRPSGQIVAYPVVETVQRDGVCAEVIAPAPDATDRLVRVAAEIGHRIAEGLGVTGMLAVELFETDDERILVNELAMRPHNSGHWSQDGAVTGQFEQHLRAVADLPLGVTERRAPWSVMVNILGGPAEGALEDRFPAAMAQHPEAKIHTYGKAPRPGRKVGHVNVSGEDLDDVVYTARAAAAFFG, encoded by the coding sequence ATGACCGTACGCGTCGGCGTGATCGGCGGAGGACAGCTCGCCCGGATGATGATCGCTCCCGCGGTGGAGCTCGGCCTCGACCTGCGGGTGCTCGCGGAGGCGGACGGGATGTCCGCCCGGCTGGCCGCCACCGCGGTCGGCGACTACCGCGACCTGGAGACCGTGCGCGCCTTCGCCCAGGACGTGGACGTGATCACCTTCGACCACGAGCACGTGCCCCAGGAGGTGCTCCGCGCCCTCATGGACGACGGCGTCAAGGTGCACCCGGGTCCCGACGCCCTGCAGTTCGCGCAGGACAAGCTCGTCATGCGCGCCCGGCTCGCCGAGCTGCGGATCCCGCAGCCGGACTGGGCCGCGGTGCACGACGCCGCGGAGCTGCAGGCGTTCCTCGACGATCACGGCGGCCGGGCTGTCGTGAAGACCCCGCGCGGCGGCTACGACGGCAAGGGCGTTCGTGTGGTGGCATCCGGCAACGACGTCGACGACTGGTTCTCTGGGCTCGACGAGGGCGGCGCCCTGCTGGTCGAGGAGCTCGTGCCCTTCGTCCGCGAGCTCGCCCAGCAGGTCGCCCGCCGCCCCAGCGGCCAGATCGTGGCGTACCCGGTGGTGGAGACCGTGCAGCGGGACGGCGTGTGTGCCGAGGTGATCGCTCCGGCACCGGATGCCACCGACCGGCTCGTGCGCGTGGCCGCCGAGATCGGGCATCGCATCGCGGAGGGCCTCGGGGTGACCGGGATGCTCGCCGTCGAGCTGTTCGAGACCGACGACGAGCGCATCCTCGTCAACGAGCTCGCGATGCGCCCGCACAACAGCGGGCACTGGAGCCAGGACGGCGCCGTGACCGGCCAGTTCGAACAGCACCTGCGCGCGGTCGCCGACCTGCCCCTTGGCGTCACCGAGCGGCGGGCGCCATGGTCGGTGATGGTCAACATCCTCGGCGGGCCGGCCGAGGGCGCGCTGGAGGACCGCTTCCCGGCGGCGATGGCGCAGCATCCGGAGGCGAAGATCCACACCTACGGGAAGGCGCCGCGCCCCGGACGCAAGGTCGGACACGTGAACGTCTCGGGGGAGGACCTCGACGACGTCGTCTACACGGCCAGGGCCGCTGCGGCGTTCTTCGGGTGA
- the purE gene encoding 5-(carboxyamino)imidazole ribonucleotide mutase → MGSDSDWRVMSDASQALTDFGIPHEVEVVSAHRTPGKLVAYGREARARGIRVIIAGAGGAAHLPGMLASVTALPVIGVPVPLAYLDGMDSLLSIVQMPAGIPVATVSIGGARNAGILAARILGTADAALADRVEEYARDLEAQVEEKNARLKGSL, encoded by the coding sequence ATGGGATCGGACTCCGACTGGCGCGTCATGAGCGACGCGTCCCAGGCGCTGACCGACTTCGGCATCCCGCACGAGGTCGAGGTGGTGTCCGCCCATCGCACCCCCGGCAAGCTGGTCGCCTACGGACGCGAGGCGCGCGCCCGCGGCATCCGCGTGATCATCGCCGGGGCCGGGGGAGCCGCGCACCTGCCCGGCATGCTCGCCTCGGTCACGGCACTCCCCGTCATCGGGGTGCCTGTGCCGCTGGCCTACCTGGACGGCATGGACTCGCTGCTGTCGATCGTGCAGATGCCCGCCGGCATCCCCGTCGCGACCGTCTCGATCGGCGGCGCACGCAACGCCGGCATCCTCGCCGCCCGCATCCTCGGTACCGCGGATGCCGCTCTCGCCGACCGCGTCGAGGAGTATGCGCGTGACCTGGAGGCGCAGGTGGAGGAGAAGAACGCGCGGCTGAAGGGCTCCCTGTGA
- a CDS encoding LCP family protein, with the protein MTLTAAPHTARRPLIETRPLRNPDASDPRFMGRRGWWLVVMNALVPGSAQVLAGNRRLGRFGLGATLTGWLLLLVAAGLALFAPRALVWITTGPLSWILLTAVQILLIGYAVLWLVLTVDAIRLVRLVKVPTASRWAIPIVALLVFALAGSGAVYASTVAASSRGVLGSLFGNSGPSLPPSDGYYNILLLGADSGDGRDSMRFDSISVVSVNADTGAVTITGIPRELPGVPFSEGSPMHELYPDGFEGHSSQTCGWNGWMNHVRNAAEVCREDGGAGLYPDAAAHGSAPGIEATKDAAEGVLGIEIPYYVFLDMNGFAQLIDALGGVDIEVTERLPKGGGPSYPGEPVEDWAIGWIEPGRQHMDGDTAQWYARSRYTTSDWDRMKRQRELQVAILEQFTPQNVLTRFNEISAAGTALIETDLPRDKLPEFFDLVTKAKKQPVTRIELTPEFGVDEHEPDYGHIRELVQQTLHPPTPEPTPEG; encoded by the coding sequence GTGACGTTGACCGCGGCGCCTCACACCGCACGGCGGCCGCTGATCGAGACGCGGCCGCTGCGGAATCCGGATGCCTCCGACCCGAGGTTCATGGGCCGGCGCGGCTGGTGGCTGGTCGTCATGAACGCGCTGGTTCCCGGCTCCGCACAGGTGCTGGCAGGCAACCGGCGGCTCGGCCGCTTCGGGCTCGGGGCGACGCTGACCGGCTGGCTGCTGCTGCTCGTCGCGGCGGGCCTGGCGCTGTTCGCGCCCCGGGCGCTGGTGTGGATCACCACCGGCCCGCTCTCCTGGATCCTGCTCACCGCGGTGCAGATCCTGCTGATCGGCTACGCGGTGCTGTGGCTGGTGCTCACCGTCGACGCGATCCGGCTGGTGCGGCTGGTCAAGGTGCCGACGGCGTCACGCTGGGCGATCCCGATCGTCGCGCTGCTGGTGTTCGCGCTCGCCGGGTCCGGCGCGGTCTACGCGTCCACCGTCGCCGCGTCCAGCCGCGGCGTGCTCGGGTCGCTGTTCGGCAACAGCGGGCCCAGCCTGCCGCCGAGCGACGGCTACTACAACATCCTGCTGTTGGGTGCCGACAGCGGCGACGGACGTGATTCGATGCGGTTCGACAGCATCTCGGTCGTCTCGGTGAACGCCGATACCGGGGCGGTGACCATCACCGGCATCCCGCGCGAGCTGCCCGGCGTGCCGTTCAGCGAGGGCAGCCCGATGCATGAGCTGTACCCGGATGGGTTCGAGGGGCACAGTTCGCAGACCTGCGGCTGGAACGGCTGGATGAACCACGTCCGCAACGCCGCCGAGGTGTGCCGCGAGGACGGCGGCGCCGGGCTGTATCCGGATGCCGCGGCGCACGGATCCGCTCCCGGCATCGAGGCGACGAAGGACGCCGCGGAGGGCGTTCTCGGCATCGAGATCCCGTACTACGTCTTCCTCGACATGAACGGCTTCGCACAGCTGATCGATGCGCTCGGCGGAGTGGACATCGAGGTCACCGAGCGACTGCCGAAGGGCGGCGGGCCGTCGTACCCCGGCGAGCCGGTGGAGGACTGGGCGATCGGCTGGATCGAGCCCGGCAGGCAGCACATGGACGGCGACACCGCGCAGTGGTACGCGCGCTCGCGGTACACCACCAGCGACTGGGACCGGATGAAGCGGCAGCGCGAGCTGCAGGTGGCGATCCTCGAGCAGTTCACGCCGCAGAACGTGCTGACCCGGTTCAACGAGATCAGCGCCGCGGGCACCGCGCTCATCGAGACCGACCTGCCGCGGGACAAGCTGCCCGAGTTCTTCGACCTGGTGACGAAGGCCAAGAAGCAGCCGGTGACGCGGATCGAACTCACCCCGGAGTTCGGGGTGGACGAGCACGAGCCCGACTACGGTCACATCCGCGAGCTGGTGCAGCAGACCCTGCATCCGCCGACCCCGGAGCCGACCCCCGAGGGCTGA
- a CDS encoding glycosyltransferase, protein MSVQLRVVLDQLAHVADPDQAAAALSLTHGLVATAPRGCAVTAIVPAGREAGIPGIPGVRDVHRLPLGRRELLASWQMGIAPGLGGGLIHAPTLAAPLVRHDRVHDHDQITATLWDLCAWETPELLSKPSVVWHRAMLKRAVKHADALVVPSHAIAERLADLAPLGDRIRVIAGAAPDGFTVPADASERRAALQIPERYVVLTGVGESFADGFRAAARADVDAVVLDAGEGGEPALAELAAANGLPEQRAHIRGSLGPEDRAAVLAGAAALVATSANAAWPWRVIEAMALGVPVVAVDSGVHRDVIADGGAVTDAGELPDALIDALGAGERRLRVLASDRAKAFSWPSSAERLWALHADL, encoded by the coding sequence ATGAGTGTGCAGCTGCGCGTCGTCCTGGATCAGCTCGCGCACGTCGCCGACCCCGATCAGGCGGCCGCGGCCCTCTCTCTCACCCACGGCCTCGTGGCCACCGCGCCACGCGGCTGCGCCGTCACGGCGATCGTCCCCGCGGGCAGGGAGGCCGGCATCCCGGGCATCCCGGGGGTGCGCGACGTGCACCGCCTGCCGCTCGGCCGCCGCGAGCTGCTCGCCTCCTGGCAGATGGGCATCGCCCCCGGACTCGGCGGCGGCCTCATCCACGCGCCGACCCTGGCCGCGCCGCTGGTGCGGCACGACAGGGTGCACGACCACGATCAGATCACCGCGACCCTGTGGGACCTGTGTGCGTGGGAGACCCCGGAGCTGCTCAGCAAGCCGTCCGTGGTCTGGCACCGCGCGATGCTGAAGCGCGCGGTGAAGCATGCGGATGCCCTCGTCGTGCCCTCGCATGCGATCGCCGAGCGGCTCGCCGACCTCGCACCGCTCGGCGACCGGATCCGGGTGATCGCCGGAGCGGCGCCGGACGGCTTCACGGTGCCCGCCGACGCCTCCGAGCGTCGTGCGGCCCTGCAGATCCCGGAGCGGTACGTCGTGCTCACCGGCGTCGGGGAATCGTTCGCCGACGGCTTCCGCGCCGCGGCCCGCGCTGACGTCGACGCCGTGGTGCTGGACGCCGGCGAGGGCGGCGAGCCGGCCCTGGCCGAGCTCGCGGCCGCGAACGGGCTGCCCGAGCAGCGCGCGCACATCCGCGGATCGCTCGGGCCCGAGGACCGCGCCGCGGTTCTCGCCGGCGCCGCGGCGCTGGTCGCCACGAGCGCGAACGCTGCCTGGCCGTGGCGCGTGATCGAGGCGATGGCGCTCGGCGTGCCGGTCGTCGCCGTCGACAGCGGGGTGCATCGCGACGTGATCGCGGACGGGGGAGCGGTGACGGATGCCGGGGAGCTCCCCGACGCCCTCATCGACGCCCTGGGGGCCGGAGAGCGGCGCCTGCGGGTGCTGGCCTCGGACCGCGCCAAGGCGTTCTCCTGGCCCAGCTCGGCCGAGCGGCTGTGGGCCCTGCACGCCGACCTCTGA